In the genome of Mesorhizobium sp. NBSH29, the window TGCCCGCTGGGCATCCCTCCGTGCCACGGCGCAAGGTGGGTGTGATGCTGGTCAATCTGGGTACGCCAGACGGCACCACTTACGCACCCATGTGGCGTTATTTGCGCGAGTTCCTGTCGGACCCACGCGTGATCGAGCTGAACCGCGCCATCTGGTATCCGATCCTCTATGGCCTCGTGCTGACAACGCGCCCGCAAAAGTCTGGCGCGAATTATGCCCGCATCTGGAACCGTAAAAAAGATGAGTCACCGCTGCGCACCATCACCCGCAGTCAAAGCGAAAAGCTGGCAGACATTTTTGCCGGTGATCCCGAAATCATCGTCGATTGGGGCATGCGCTATGGCACGCCATCCATCGCCGAAACGGTCGAGCGACTGCACGCTCAAGGGTGCGACCGCATCCTGTCTTTCCCGCTCTACCCACAATATTCGGCAACCACCACTGCCACCGCCAATGACCAGCTGTTCCGCGCTCTGATGAAAATGCGCGCCGCCCCTGCCGTGCGCACAGTGCCGCCCTATCATGATGAGCCAGTCTATATCGAAGCGCTTGCCCAGTCGGTCGAGCAGCATCTGGCGACGCTCGATTTCAAGCCGGAAATCATCCTGGCCTCGTTTCACGGCATCCCGAAAGCCTACTTCGATAAAGGCGACATGTATCATTGCCACTGCCAGAAGACGACGCGCCTGCTGCGCGAACGGCTGGGGCTGGACGCAAGGCAGTTGATGACAACCTTCCAGTCCCGCTTCGGCGCGCAGGAATGGCTGCAGCCCTATACGGACAAGACCGTTGAAAAGCTGGCGCATGACGGCGTGAAGAACATCGCCATTATCAATCCCGGCTTCTCGGCGGATTGCATCGAGACGCTGGATGAAATCGGCCGCGAAGTGGCTGAGGAATTCTTCGCAGCCGGCGGCGAAAAGTTCAGCCACATTCCCTGCCTCAATGACAGCGTGCAAGGAATGGCCGTCATCGAAGAAGTGGTGCGCCGCGAGCTTGAAGGCTGGTTCTAGCCAGCACGGAACCGGAGCCTGCTCGACGCGTTGAATGTCCATTCCATCATGCGCGCAGGACGACAATGGCCCGGAAACTTGATCTGAGAACGGGCCGCACGGTCTGGAGCGCCTATAAGGTTCCCAAGATCGAGACCACTGCGCTGAAGCGCGATATCGAGACGGATGTCATCATCATCGGCATCGGCATCAGCGGCGCAATGGCAGCCGAGCGCCTCACCGCATCGGGCCACAAGGTCGTGATGATCGACAGGCGCGATGGCGCAATGCTTGGCTCAACGCCTGCCACAACCGCTCTGGTGCAATTCGAGATCGACCAGCCACTCACCGTCCTGACAAAGAAGATCGGCAAGGCAAAGGCGCAGGCTGCATATCGTCGCTCGCGGCTGGCTGTCGCAAACCTCACCGGCCGCATCGAGGAACTGGGCATTGAATGCAATGCCACACCCAAGCCCTCACTCTATCTCTCCGGCGATGAAATGAGCGCCGATGACCTTGCAGAGGAGGCCGAAGCGCGTCGCTCTGCCGGCATTAATGCGCTGTTTCTGAAACGCAAGGAGATCAAATCGCGCTTCGGCATCAGCCGCGATGGCGCTATTCTGGGCCATGGCAATCTGGCCCTTGATCCGCGCAAGCTGACGGCAGGACTGCTGTTAAAAGCCGCCGAACGGGGTGCCAGCCTCTACACGCCTGTTGAGGCCAAGACATTCAGCGAGACGAAGGACGGCGTCACCGTCACCACCAGCCAGGGCATCACCATTTCGGCAAAGTTCGTCGTCATCGCGACCGGCTATGAACTGATGGACAAGGTACCGGCCGGCGGCCATTCGATCATCTCCACCTGGGCAATTGCCACCGCGCCGCAAAAGGATTTCGACTGGAAAAGCCTGCCATTGATCTGGGAAGCCTCAGACCCCTATCTCTACCTGCGCGCCACCAAGGACGGCCGTATTATCTGCGGCGGCGAGGATGAGGAATTCACTGACACCGAAAAACGGGATGCGCTGCTTGATGCAAAAACCAAAACCATCGCCAGGAAATTGAAGGCGTTGCTGCCCGCGCTCGATGTCACGCCGGAATTCGCCTGGGCCGGCTCCTTCGGCACCACCAGCACCGGCCTGCCGCTGATAGACCGGCTGAAAGGCAAGAAGCGCATTTTCAGCCTGATGGGCTATGGCGGCAATGGCATCACCTACTCACAGATCGCCTCCGAAATAATCGGCACCGCGATTGAAGGCGGCACCGATAGCGATGCAGGACTTTATGCGCTGTGAGCAGAGCACCCTAATAGGTGACTGTAATGATCACCCGGTCCGAATATTCGCCAGCGGGCGGATTTTTTGACAGGTCTGCAAGACCGTAGACCGGAACGTTCACATCCGCTGCATTCATGCCGGTTCCTGCGCGCTGACTGCCCCGTACGCCATCGCCAAATATGCTGCTGCGGCCAGGATCGGTATAGAGCTGGTAGCTGATCATGTCGCTGCCCTTGCTCATGCGGCGGTCTAGAATATTGTTCTGCGCGCCGCCGCCCAAAGACACCGAGAAATCTGTCGCTTCGGTACAGCGCACGGAAATATTGCCCTGCGCCTCCACAATTCCACTTCCAACGCCGCGTCGGCCAAAGTCGACGGCATCGCTGCCGGTGATGGTGCAACTGTCTATGACCGTTCCCAACACCTCAATTTCTCCACCTCCAGTGCTGGAACTGGTGTAACTGCATTGATCGCTTGAAGAATTGATATCGAAAAACAGCTGCTGGTCACCTGAACCCGGCACGGTTGAGCCCCGATACATTCCCGAGTGCCCGCTATGTGTGTTGGGCCAGACACGTGAGTGAATGCCGAACTCGGCCTCAGCAGTACCATCTTCCCGGATATGCGCTCTGACAGAGGGAACATCTCCTGGCGCACCCCATGCAGGATGCGTCCAGACCCGCGTGCGCGCCGCATCTGTAAACAGGTTGTAAGCAACGAAACGCTCTTCAGATCCGGCTCCGCTCAACGGGATCATTTTTCGTGCGCTCTTGTCGTGTGTCGAATGCAGCGCACCGATAGCAGGACACAGGAGAACAGTGTCGCCTGGGTTTCCATCCCGGCACCGGATCTGGATACGGCCCGAATTGTCGAGTGGAACAGTTGAGGTTGGGTCAATCTGGCCCACATCCATCGCCCATCCGCTCATCTCGCATGAAAATGCTGCGGCGTCCTGGGATGATGAAAAGAACAGAACAACCGCTGCCGAAGCAGCGACCAAGCCAGGATTCCGGCAGCGCATCATAGATCCGCTTACATAGTGCCCTCTGATCAAAGACATGTGACAGGTCCAATCGTTTGCTGTGCACCGCCCTTTGGGTCGTATTCGAACGAAGTCTGGCAGGTTTCATTGCCAGGCATGGTGACCTGAATATCGTTTCGGCCAGCCACAAGACCGGTGAGATAAATCAGACCGTCATAGCCCACCACAGTATTGTCTATGGTGCCTGACCGCGCGGCGACACTGCCGATAGGAACGACAGACCCATCGGCCAGTTGAACTGTTACTGAAGCTGCTTGAACCTTGCGTACCCCAAGGTCCACCACGACTCCGGAACGGTAATTCGGCACAACGGTTGCGTTGGTCGTTTCCGTTTGGAGCTCCAACGGCAGATTGGCGGCATCGATGCCGATGCGGTTCTGTCGGAAGGATTCCAGATTGGTGATCAGGGCACGACCGTTACGCCCACTGGTGGCAATTCGGCGCCCGTTGCGCGTGACATCGACGCCGGGAACCCCCACATTGACGACCGCAAACGAGTCATTTGCACGGTTTGCGACGAACACGCCTCCCCCGGCCGCTATGATGGACCCCTCGGCGCTGCCAGTCACACGAGCCTTGCTTGAATCGGATTGGTCGACCCCAGCCGCCAGGAAAACCGGTGCGGTTCGATAGGTGCCCGAAGCGCTGCGGGTTCCGCCGCCATCGCTATGCTGACGCGCCGCGATGGTCCAGCCGACGGCACCTTCTTCTGACCCGCTCGATTTGCTCGCTCGCGCCGACAGCCCAACACCATTCTTATCCGCAACGACGTTTGCGCTTGCTGACTTGTTATCTCCGAACCTCATCGTAAGACCGGCAAAAACACCATAATTGTCGCTGCTGTCGAACTTGCCGTACGCGTTGGCATAAAACGATATGTTGTCGGTGATTGGGTTTGTCCACGAGCCGTTGATATAGTGCCCATCGTCACCCTCTCCTGCGCCACGTATTTGGGTCCAGCCGAAGCTCAGTCGAGACTTGTCGAACAGACCAGGGAACGACACCCCAGCACGATCAATCGTGCGTGCGCGTGCCGAAACAGGAATCTTTTCATCATCTTGGCGTGCCAGCAGCGTTGAGACGTCCAGATAGTCCCCAAAACCGCGCTCTGTGCCTGCGTAGTAGCTGAGCTCACGTCCGCCGCCCTGATATCGCGCATAGACCCGACCACCGGTGAGCCCTTCGAAATGGCTCCCGGCCACACCGAGATGGATGCCGCCCAGGCCGCCTGCTGCAACGAAGCCGATACCCCCATTGACCAGGCCGTCGAAGGTCTTCACATGCGCTTCGCCAGTGAACTGATTAGTGAACCCGTAACGCAGTGTCGCTGATGCGACCGGTGTTTGCTCGTAATCAAAAGACTCCCTGCCGTAGGAGAGCCGCGGAAAACCAGCCTCCAGCGAGAAGTCAGCCAGACCCGGCGTGAGAAGACCTGGCATGAGGTAGTAACGAACATCCCTTGTGACTTCGCGTCCCAACTCGTCGCGCATAACCAGGCGTGCAGTTCCCCCACCTCCCAAATTTCCGGGCGAGTACGCAAAAGGCCCAGCAGGCACTTCACCGGAATAAACCCTGACGTTGTTGAGATAGACGTCGAGCTCGGTAGGCACGGCCGAACTGCCCGAGAAGTCGGGCGTGGCTGCGGTGATCAAATCGGGCCGGATATCAAAGTTACGGCTAATCTGGATGCCACCCAAACGGTACGAGGTTCCCCACTGTGGTGCGCTGGATAAACTGTCACCCAGGCGGTAAGCCATAGCCCGTTGCGGATGCATGTACTCCCAGGCAGAGTCCAGACGCACGACACTGTCGGCATCTTGGGCATGATATTCAGTCTCGCTCAAACGGGCCAGCAAACTGCTCGAAACCACTCCAAATCTTGACGACAGTCGCGTATCGAAAGAGCCGGACAGAAACTGGGTATTGATGTCTTTGTCCCAATCAAACTCGGCGCCGCCGTAGAATGCGTAATTGATGATGGCGGTGGGACTGGTCTGCAACGCGCTCCAGTCCACGGGTGCAGCTTGATTCTGCTTGTTCAGTTGAAGGGGCATTCGAGCCGCATCAATCGCTTCGAAATCGATCCGCTGAGCGGGCTCATCAACGCTAAAGGTTATCCCAGGCAAATCCTGCAGGCACACCTGTCCCGATCTGGAGATGGCGGCACGCTTAACTTTCAGCCCAATCTGTTCGAGGCTTTCTGCCGTCGCGCAAATCGCACCGTCCGCCATTTGCCGGACAACAATCAGATCTTTGACACTGCGATTGTTAACGCTCACGGAGAGGACAAGTTCTACACCGGCCTCTGCATCCTCGTCTGAAATCGATGACGCGAATGCAGGCCCGGTGCTGGCCAGAACAAGGACAGCAACACCAAGGTACGCCCGCATGGTCATCCACCGACCGTGACATCAGTTTTGACCCCATAGTCGCTTCCGGATGCCGTAACGGTGACGGTGGAGCCTGGCTTCAGCTTGGAAAAACTGCTGCCGGCCATCGGCCAGGTGCGCGTGGTGCCTGGGAGTAGATAGCCAGCCATTCCACGCTTGACGAGCTTATTATTGATCTTGATATCGGCGATCTTCGAATGACGGTTGCCGCTATTGGTTGCCGAAAGCTGATAGCCATTCTTTGTTTTCTTTATATCCCACGTCAGTTTTGCCAAAGTATCGGGATTATTGAAAAACACAGGGATGGACTGCTGCACCAGCATGGAAATGGAAGTCGAGGGGCGCCCGACATTGACGCTGGGCAACTCATCGATCAACAGGCGATAGGTCTCCTCACCGCTTGTGGGCTTCCCCTTATGCAAGATCCGAAAGGTATAGGTCACTCCTGGCTCTATAGACGCAAGCGGCGGGCTGACCACGACGTTTTGCGTCGGCTGGAGAACGTTTTTGCCGTCTACCTGCGTCCATTTCATCATCCGTGCCTGGAGGCTGGCCTTGGACCGCCCCAAATTCTCCACCCGGACAGTCGCCGAGCGACGGTTCGCTGCCAGATCCAGTGAAACTGGAGATACGCCAAGTGAAGCTGCATAAGCAGCCGGCATGAACTGGAAAGACAACAAAATGGAGAATATCATAAAAGAGCGGATCATAATTCTTCCAAATTCTGAACAAAACAAAGTCGATATAGAAACTAAAGTCGTCATAAATATTTTGTAATATAAATTTTCGTTCTTACGTGAATTCTAAATATTATAAGATTATTTTCATATGAGCGAAATAATAGTCACTATAGCGGGGCCTCTATTGGCCCCGCTGGTATATATTGAAATTATATTCTAATAATCAATAGAAAATCGAAATCTTCACAGTATCCGCGTAATCACCAGGCGCATATGGATTTTCCCTCTGGGCGAGTTTCGCTATCGGAAGAAGCTCAACTGCCTGTCCATCACCGACGCCATCATACGTATTCACTCCCTCCTCATTACCCCAGTCCACCAAATCTGGACCGGAGATGAGGTAAGGTATTATAAAACCCTCTGGCGAAACCAAGCTCCGGGTGACAAGTTCTTCCGAGCCCAGACCTCCATCGAGTCCAATATGATAGGCTAGACCTGCCGAACAGATAAACGAAATGCCCGAACCCGGTGCCGGCGATGCTTCAGTGGTTTCACTGATCAATTCAGGTATCAATCCGAAATCGATCATGACCTCGTCGCCGCCCGTGCGGAACTGACAACCTGAACCAACGGTCGCCCTCACCTGAAGATTTCCGGTCGGCTGAGCAAAAGCAGATGCCGCAGGCAAAGAAAGTGACATCGAAAGAGCAGCTAATAGAGCAAGTTTTTTCATTTATATCTCCAGTAATATTTTATTGAATTTATATTCAAATAATCAATAGAAAATCGAAATCTTCACAGTATCCGCGTAATCTCCAGGCGCATATGGGACGGGAGAGACCTTTAAAGACGCAATCGGAAGAAGCTCAACTGGCTGTCCATCACCGACGCCATCATACGTATTCACTCCCTCCTCATTGCCCCATCCAATCAAACCTGGAGCTTTGAGCACGTACCGAATCTCATCGCCCGCTGGCGAAACCAATCTCCGGGTCAGTGGAGATACCGGATTCAGACCTCCATCGAGTCCAATATGATAGGCTAGACCTGCCGAACAAATAAACGAAATGCCCGAACCCGGTGCCGGCGATGCTTCAGTGGTTTCACTGATCACTTCAGGTATCAATCCGAAATCGATCATGACCTCGTCGCCGCCCGTGCGGAACTGACAACCTGAACCAACGGTCGCCCTCACCTGAAGATTTCCGGTCGGCTGAGCAAAAGCAGATGCCGCAGGCAAAGAAAGTGACATCGAAAGAGCAGCTAATAGAGCAAGTTTTTTCATTTATATCTCCAGTAATATTTTTATTGAGTTTATATTCTAATAATCAATAGAAAATCGAAATCTTCACAGTATCCGAGTAATCTCCGGACGGATATGGGACGGGAGAGACCATTAAAGACGCAATCGGAAGAAGTTCAACTGCCTGTCCATCACCGACGCCATCATACGTATTCACTCCCTCCTCATTGCCCCATGCAGGCAAACCTGGAGCGTTGATCGCGTACACAATCTTATCGCCCGCTGGCGAAACCAAGTTCCGTAACAGTGGAGATTCCGGATTCAGACCTCCATCAAGTCCAATATGATAGGCTAGACCTGCCGAACAGATAAACGAAATGCCCGAACCCGGTGCCGGCGATGCTTCAGTGGTTTCACTGATCACTTCAGGTATCAATCCGAAATCGATCATGACCTCGTCGCCGCCCGTGCGGAACTGACAACCTGAACCAACGGTCGCCCTCACCTGGAGATTTCCGGTCGGCTGAGCCATGGCCGGCGCAACACCCAACAGCAGCGACGCTGAAAACAATCCGCAGATAAAGCTCTTTTTCATCTTAAATCCTTTGTTTTCTCAATCAGAAGTTCATTTTCTACGCAAAAATATACAAGCCGCTTCAATACCAACAAAGAAAGCGCCACCGCCTGGATTGAACACACACCCGACCCGACGTTAGCCTTTACCCCAAGATATACAAACGCCTGAGCAAAAGCAGATACTAAAGAAAGAAAAGAATGCAATAATAGAATTACTTAGGCTCTTTTTAGTTGGCTCCAACCCGTTCATTTATATCATCAATTTATTGTGTGTTTACTTGTTTGAAACTATT includes:
- the hemH gene encoding ferrochelatase; its protein translation is MKKPTASRDANKATGPLPAGHPSVPRRKVGVMLVNLGTPDGTTYAPMWRYLREFLSDPRVIELNRAIWYPILYGLVLTTRPQKSGANYARIWNRKKDESPLRTITRSQSEKLADIFAGDPEIIVDWGMRYGTPSIAETVERLHAQGCDRILSFPLYPQYSATTTATANDQLFRALMKMRAAPAVRTVPPYHDEPVYIEALAQSVEQHLATLDFKPEIILASFHGIPKAYFDKGDMYHCHCQKTTRLLRERLGLDARQLMTTFQSRFGAQEWLQPYTDKTVEKLAHDGVKNIAIINPGFSADCIETLDEIGREVAEEFFAAGGEKFSHIPCLNDSVQGMAVIEEVVRRELEGWF
- a CDS encoding NAD(P)/FAD-dependent oxidoreductase — encoded protein: MARKLDLRTGRTVWSAYKVPKIETTALKRDIETDVIIIGIGISGAMAAERLTASGHKVVMIDRRDGAMLGSTPATTALVQFEIDQPLTVLTKKIGKAKAQAAYRRSRLAVANLTGRIEELGIECNATPKPSLYLSGDEMSADDLAEEAEARRSAGINALFLKRKEIKSRFGISRDGAILGHGNLALDPRKLTAGLLLKAAERGASLYTPVEAKTFSETKDGVTVTTSQGITISAKFVVIATGYELMDKVPAGGHSIISTWAIATAPQKDFDWKSLPLIWEASDPYLYLRATKDGRIICGGEDEEFTDTEKRDALLDAKTKTIARKLKALLPALDVTPEFAWAGSFGTTSTGLPLIDRLKGKKRIFSLMGYGGNGITYSQIASEIIGTAIEGGTDSDAGLYAL
- a CDS encoding Csu type fimbrial protein, translated to MSLIRGHYVSGSMMRCRNPGLVAASAAVVLFFSSSQDAAAFSCEMSGWAMDVGQIDPTSTVPLDNSGRIQIRCRDGNPGDTVLLCPAIGALHSTHDKSARKMIPLSGAGSEERFVAYNLFTDAARTRVWTHPAWGAPGDVPSVRAHIREDGTAEAEFGIHSRVWPNTHSGHSGMYRGSTVPGSGDQQLFFDINSSSDQCSYTSSSTGGGEIEVLGTVIDSCTITGSDAVDFGRRGVGSGIVEAQGNISVRCTEATDFSVSLGGGAQNNILDRRMSKGSDMISYQLYTDPGRSSIFGDGVRGSQRAGTGMNAADVNVPVYGLADLSKNPPAGEYSDRVIITVTY
- a CDS encoding fimbria/pilus outer membrane usher protein, coding for MTMRAYLGVAVLVLASTGPAFASSISDEDAEAGVELVLSVSVNNRSVKDLIVVRQMADGAICATAESLEQIGLKVKRAAISRSGQVCLQDLPGITFSVDEPAQRIDFEAIDAARMPLQLNKQNQAAPVDWSALQTSPTAIINYAFYGGAEFDWDKDINTQFLSGSFDTRLSSRFGVVSSSLLARLSETEYHAQDADSVVRLDSAWEYMHPQRAMAYRLGDSLSSAPQWGTSYRLGGIQISRNFDIRPDLITAATPDFSGSSAVPTELDVYLNNVRVYSGEVPAGPFAYSPGNLGGGGTARLVMRDELGREVTRDVRYYLMPGLLTPGLADFSLEAGFPRLSYGRESFDYEQTPVASATLRYGFTNQFTGEAHVKTFDGLVNGGIGFVAAGGLGGIHLGVAGSHFEGLTGGRVYARYQGGGRELSYYAGTERGFGDYLDVSTLLARQDDEKIPVSARARTIDRAGVSFPGLFDKSRLSFGWTQIRGAGEGDDGHYINGSWTNPITDNISFYANAYGKFDSSDNYGVFAGLTMRFGDNKSASANVVADKNGVGLSARASKSSGSEEGAVGWTIAARQHSDGGGTRSASGTYRTAPVFLAAGVDQSDSSKARVTGSAEGSIIAAGGGVFVANRANDSFAVVNVGVPGVDVTRNGRRIATSGRNGRALITNLESFRQNRIGIDAANLPLELQTETTNATVVPNYRSGVVVDLGVRKVQAASVTVQLADGSVVPIGSVAARSGTIDNTVVGYDGLIYLTGLVAGRNDIQVTMPGNETCQTSFEYDPKGGAQQTIGPVTCL
- a CDS encoding fimbrial biogenesis chaperone; amino-acid sequence: MTTLVSISTLFCSEFGRIMIRSFMIFSILLSFQFMPAAYAASLGVSPVSLDLAANRRSATVRVENLGRSKASLQARMMKWTQVDGKNVLQPTQNVVVSPPLASIEPGVTYTFRILHKGKPTSGEETYRLLIDELPSVNVGRPSTSISMLVQQSIPVFFNNPDTLAKLTWDIKKTKNGYQLSATNSGNRHSKIADIKINNKLVKRGMAGYLLPGTTRTWPMAGSSFSKLKPGSTVTVTASGSDYGVKTDVTVGG
- a CDS encoding Csu type fimbrial protein; amino-acid sequence: MKKLALLAALSMSLSLPAASAFAQPTGNLQVRATVGSGCQFRTGGDEVMIDFGLIPELISETTEASPAPGSGISFICSAGLAYHIGLDGGLGSEELVTRSLVSPEGFIIPYLISGPDLVDWGNEEGVNTYDGVGDGQAVELLPIAKLAQRENPYAPGDYADTVKISIFY
- a CDS encoding Csu type fimbrial protein, whose amino-acid sequence is MKKLALLAALSMSLSLPAASAFAQPTGNLQVRATVGSGCQFRTGGDEVMIDFGLIPEVISETTEASPAPGSGISFICSAGLAYHIGLDGGLNPVSPLTRRLVSPAGDEIRYVLKAPGLIGWGNEEGVNTYDGVGDGQPVELLPIASLKVSPVPYAPGDYADTVKISIFY
- a CDS encoding Csu type fimbrial protein: MKKSFICGLFSASLLLGVAPAMAQPTGNLQVRATVGSGCQFRTGGDEVMIDFGLIPEVISETTEASPAPGSGISFICSAGLAYHIGLDGGLNPESPLLRNLVSPAGDKIVYAINAPGLPAWGNEEGVNTYDGVGDGQAVELLPIASLMVSPVPYPSGDYSDTVKISIFY